The DNA window GAGCCCGAGACCACCCCGCGCCGCGGACGCCGAGCCCGCGCGCTGAGCCCCGAGGAGCAGGCCGAGCTCGAGGTCCGCGCCGCCGCGGAGTCCTCCGGCGAGCCGTCGTCGGCCCCGGCGATGCGCGGCGCGGTCGCCCCGCCCACGGCCGACGCCCCCGTGCCGACACTGCGCAAGTTCGGTCGTCGCGCCCGGATCATCGAGCTCAGCGAGCAGCCGGAGGCGGCACCCGCCGCCGAGGAGGCCTCGGTCGCGACGATCACCCGTGATCATGACGGCGTCGAGCTCGGCGAGCTCTCGGTCACCGAGGCTCCCGAGCCGCGGCCCGCTCCGCGCTTCGACGGCAAGGTGCTCCACCGGCCCGAGACCAGCGGCGGGCGCCTGCTGCCGTGGCTGGTGTGGGCCGTCATCGCGATCGCCCTCGTGGTGCTCGTGGTCCTTCTCCTGACCGGGGTCCTCGGCCCCGACGCGGCCTCGGCCGCGGCGTCCGCCCTGCCGGACGCCTCCCTCTCCCATCCCCTCCTGGAGGTACCCCTCGCGTGAGCGCTCCTGAAGAATCCCTCGACCTCGCCCGGGTGGCCGGCCGGGCCGCCGCCGACAAGCTCGCCGAGGAGGTGATCGCGCTCGACGTCTCCGAGCTGGTCGTGATCACCGACGTCTTCCTCGTGTGCAGCGGCGATTCCGAGCGGCAGGTCTCCGCGATCGTCGGCGGCATCGAGGAGGCGCTCCTGAAGGAGCGTCGCCGCAAGCCGCTGCGTCGTGAAGGCGAGCGGGACGCGCGCTGGGTGCTGCTCGACTACGGCGACATCGTCGTGCACGTCCAGCACGCCGAGGACCGCGCCTACTACGCCCTCGAGCGGCTGTGGCGCGACGCCCCCGTGATCGACCTGCAGATCGACGAGGACCGCTCGGCGTGAGAGGCCCGCGCACGCGCCTCGTGCTGGTGCGACACGGACAGACCGACTTCAATCGGGAGGGCCGCCTCCAGGGCCAGGTCGACATCCCGCTGAACGCCACCGGCGTCCAGCAGGCGCAGTCCCTGGCCCCGTTGGTCGCGGCCGCGCCGCCGGACGTCCTGGTGGCGTCCCCGCTCGAGCGCGCTCGGGAGACCGCGCGCCTGCTCAGCGTCGACACCGAGCTCGAGGTCCGGACCGATGCGGCCTTCCTCGAGCGCAGCTTCGGGCAGTGGGAGGGGCTCCGCGGCGAGGAGATCCGCCAGCGCTGGCCGGAGCAGCACGCCGACTGGCGCGCGCACCGTCCGGTGCTCGGGCTCGACGTCGAGGACCGCCCCGAGGTGGGGGAGCGGGTCGCCGCCGCCTGCCGCACCCTCGTGGCCGATCACGTCGGAGGGACCGTCATGGTCGTCGCCCACGGGGCCGCCATCACCCTCGGGATCACGGCCCTGCTCGGGCTGGACACCAACGAGTACCGCGGCCTCGCAGGGCTCGAGAACTGCCACCGATCGGTGCTCGAGCCGCTCTCCGGTGAGGGGGCGAACGGCCTGATGAGGTTGGTGTCACACAACCTCCCTCCCGATTTCCTCTGACCTCGGGGGACATGTAATATCGTCTCGTCGCCCCGAGGGGCGGCACCCGATACGGGGCTATGGCGCAGTTGGTAGCGCGCTTCCATGGCATGGAAGAGGTCAGGGGTTCGAATCCCCTTAGCTCCACTCGAGAAACCGTGAGACAGTGACTCGTCAGAAGGGCCCCACCGCGAGGTGGGGCCCTTCTGCTGTCCGGTGGTGGTCCGGGACCGGGCCGCTCAGCGCTCGCTGTCCAGCTGGTCCATGAAGACGGTGGGGTAGCGGTCGCCCCGGGCGGCGCCGACGGGCAGGGCCTCATCGATGCGCGTCAGGTCCTCGGCGTCCAGGTGCACGGCCGTGCTGCCCAGCATCGAGGTCACCTGGTCCATCCGCCGCGCACCGACCAGCGGCACGATGTCCTCGCCCTGCGCGGCCACCCAGGCGATCGCGAGCTGCGCCATCGAGGCGCCCTTCGCCTCCGCGAGGTCGCGGAGCTGATCGAGCAGCGCCTGGTTGTGGGCCAGGTTCTCGCCCTGGAAGCGCGGGAAGGCCTCGCGGGCGCCTCCGGAGCGCCCGGCGACCATCCCCTTGGCGAGGACGCCGTAGGCGGTGATTCCGATCCCCAGCTCGCGGCAGGTCTCCAGGATGCCGTTCGCCTCGATGCCGCGGGTGAGCAGCGAGTACTCGATCTGCAGATCGCTGATCGGGGCGACCGCGGCGGCACGCCGGATGGTCTCGGCACCGACCTCGCTGAGCCCGATGTGGCGCACGTATCCGGCCTCGACCTGCTCCTGGACCGCACCGATCGTCTCCTCGATCGGCACCTCCGGGTCGAGCCGCGCGGGACGGTAGACGTCGAGGTGGTCGACGTCGAGGCGTCGCAGCGAGTAGGCCAGCGAGGTCGCCACATGCTCCGGCCGGCCGTCGAAGCCCAGCGGCATGCCGGTCGGCGCGATGGTGGCACCGAACTTGACCGAGAGCACGGCGTCCTCGCGGGACCGCTCCCGCAGGGCGCGGCCGATGAGCATCTCGTTGTGGCCGGCGCCGTAGAAGTCGCCGGTGTCCAGGAGGGTGCCGCCGGCGTCGAGGTAGGCATGCAGCACGCGCAGGCTCTCCGCGTCGTCGGTCGGCCCGTAGGCGCCGGAGAGGCTCATCGCACCGAGGCCGGGGGAGGAGACCGACGGGCCGGTCCTCCCGAGACGTCGGGTGGCGGGGGCGGGGGCGGTGTGTTCTGTGGTGGTCATGGTGACCAGCGTGCGCGCCGAGCGCGCCGGGCACGAGGCCCGGTCGATCCGGGGAGAGGCCGTCCCTGGATGAGCGCCCGCCATGGGGGCAGGATGGGGAGATGATCGATCGTGAGGGCCTGGCCGACTTCCTGCGCCGACGGCGGGAGCAGCTGCGCCCGGTGGACGCGGGGCTGCCCGTGGGGGCGCGGCGGCGCACGCCCGGGCTGCGCCGGGAGGAGGTGGCGATGCTCGCCGGCGTCTCGGTGGACCACTACACGCGCCTCGAGCAGGGGCGCGGCTCCGCGCCCTCGGCCGGCGTGGTGACCGCGATCGCCCAGGCCCTGCACTGCGACCAGGACCAGCGGGACCACCTGCTGCGGCTCAGCGGGTACACGCCCCCGCCGCACCGGGCCGGATGCCACGTGCGGCCGGGTCTGATCGCCCTGGGCAACCGCCTCACCGACGTGCCCGTCCTGATCCTCAGCGACCTGGGCGAGGTGCTCTGGGCCAATCCGCTCGGCCAGGCGCTGATCGGCGGGATGCTGGGCGAGACCTCCAGGGAGAGGAACATCCTCTGGCACTGGTTCACCGAGCCGTCGGCGCGCCCCATGCCCCGCGAGCACTGGGAGAGGATCTCCGCCGCGCACGTGAGCGATCTGCGGGCGGCGTTCACGCGTCGTGGCGGGGATGCCGAGGTGACGGCTCTGGTCGACGAGCTCACGTCGCGCAGCGGGGAGTTCGCCGGTCTGTGGGAGCTGCACGAGGTCTCCCGGCGTCACAGCGATCAGAAGGTGGTGCTGCATCCCGAGGTGGGGGCCGTCGAGCTGCGCTGCGAGGTGCTGCTCACTCCGGACGAGGACGTGGCGATGCACGCCTTCTTCCCGCGCGAGGGGACGGATGCCGCGGAGAAGCTCGAGCTGCTGGGCGTCGTCGGCACGCAGGTGATGCGGAGCCGCTGACGTGCTGCACCGAGCTCAGAGATCCCGCGCGAGCCGTTCGACCACGTCCGCGGCCGGACCCTCGGGCGCGCTGCGCCAGCCGGTGCCGGCCCACAGGTGCAGCCGCTGTGCATCACCGGCCGCTCCCGCGGTCCGGCGCAGCTCGCGCGTGAGGTGGTGGACCTGCGGGTAGCCGGTGGGTGCTGTGGCGTGGTGGCGCTCCGCGAAGCTGTTGCGCAGGGACCGGGCGGGCCGGCCGGTGAACGCTCGGGTCAGGATGGTCTCCGAGAAGGAGTCGTCGGCGAGCGCCGCACGGTGGGTGGGGGAGGTGCCGGCCTCGTCGGTGCGCAGCAGCAGGGTGCCGACGGCCACGGACTGCGCTCCCGCCGCGAGGAGGCGCGAGACCGCCTCCGGGCCGTCGACGCCTCCGGCTCCGACCACCGGGAGATTCACCGCGGCGAGCACCTCGCGGACCAGATGCCCGGTGGCCACCGGCTCCGGCAGGCGCGAGGGGTCATGGGTGGCGCTGTGACCGCCCGCGCTCGGGCCCTGCACCACGAGGCCGTCCACGCCGACCTCCCGGGCCGCGCGGGCCTCCTCGGCGCCGGTGACGCTCGCGAGCACCGTCGACCCCGCCGCCTGCAGCGCGGCCACGTCCGCCGCGGCGGGGAGACCGAAGGTGAAGGACACCACCGGGACCGGGTCCTCGAGGAGCAGCGCGAGCTTCTCCGGGAAGCGGTCGTCGTCCCGGACGGGGGCCGGGTCCAGCTCGACGCCCAGGGCGGCCGCGTCCTCGGCGAGCTCCTCGGCGTAGGCCGCGAGGTCCTCCGCCGCGAGGTCCCAGGGCGGGAGCACGAAGAGGTTCACGCCGACGTCGACGCCGAGCGTCCGGGACCGTGCGATCTGCTCCGCGAGCGCGTCGGGGGTGAGGTTGCCGCCCGCGAGGAAGGGGAAGGCACCGGCCGCGGAGACGGCGCGCGCCAGCTCGGGCGTGGACGGGCCGCCGGCCATCGGTGCGGCGACCAGGGGCAGCGAGGAGTCCAGGAGGCGCATGCCTCGATCCTCGCACGGGGCGGTTCGTCAGCTCCTGTGCTCGGCCTCGAGAACCACGAGCGCGCGATCCATGTGATGCAGGACCCGCAGGGTGGCCTCGACCTCGGCCGCGGTGATCCCTCCGCCCACCCGTCCCAGGAGCTCGTGCTCGCGATCCGTCACCGCATCGATCACCTTCCGGCCCCGGGAGGTCAGATGCACGAGGGACGAGCGGCGATGGGACGGGTTCTCCCGGAGCTCCACCAGGCCGGCCTCCCGCGCCTCGTGCACCATCCGCTGGACGAACTGCCGGCTGAGATCCTGAGCCCTCGCCAGCTGGGGCACCGTGAGGTCCTCTCCGCGGCGGAGCTGGTCCAGGACGTTGCGCACCCCGACGCTCAGACCGCTGAGCTGCTCGTCGAGCTCGACCCGACGCGCCACCCGCCGGTACACGGGGCCGAGGGCGACATAGACCTCGGCGAGGCCGTCAGCGAGAAGGTCGGGGTCGAGCGGTCGGTTCATCCGGCCAGTATGACACCGTGGTTGTCATATGTGACGCGACATGACACCCTGGTTGTCATGATCTCGACGACCCGGACTCTCGACCTCGCAGACCAGCGCATCACCTTCGTCGAGCACGGGTCGACCGCCGCCCCGGCACTCCTCCTGCTCCACGGCGGGGCCGTGGATCGGCGGATGTGGCACCGGCAGCTCGAGGCCTTCCCGAATCATCGTGTCCTGGCGGTGGATGCCCGCGGCCATGGAGGATCCTCCGATGCCGAGCGCCCGTATCGACTGTGCGACGACGTGGTCGCGCTGATGGACGAGCTGGAGATCGAGGAGGCCGTCCTCGTCGGCATCTCGATGGGCGGCGGCACGGCGGTGGACGTCGCCCTGGAGCACCCCGGGCGTGCGAAGGCTCTCGTCGTGGGCGGGACCGGGACCAGCGAGCCGGAGTTCACCGACCCCTGGGTGCTGCGCACCTTCGCCGACTGGAAGGCCGCCGAGCTGGGTGGTGACCTCGAGGCCTGGGTCGAGGTCTTCCAGCGCTTCACCGCCGGCCAGCACCGGGACCTCGCAGCCGTCGATCCCGAGGTCGTGCAGCTGATCGGCACGATGGCGCGCGACACCGTCTCCCAGCATCTGCGCCTCGGGGCCGACGGACTCCCGCTGCCACCGCTCCCGCCCACGCCGGTCACCTCCACCTGGGAACGGCTGGGGCGGATCCGGATCCCCGTGCTCGCCGTCATCGGGGAGCATGACGGCGACGACCACCGGGAGATGGGGCGGCGTCTGGCGGCATCCGTCGCGGGCCCCTCGCGCGTCGTGGAGATCCCCGGTGCTGCGCACTACCCGAACCTCGAGCACCCCGTCGCGTTCAACCGCGCGGTGCAGTCGCTCCTCGACGAGAGCTGAGCTTCCCCTCCTCGACGATCAGGCCATGCAGCTCGGCGAGCTCGGGCACTCCGAAGTCGGCCTGGTCGATCGCCGGCCCGATCATCCGGCGGAAGGCCGGGTACGACCCCGGCACCTCGGCGCCGCGCTCGCGCAGCAGGCGCCGGGCGTACTCGTCGCAGAGGAAGGCGGGGCGCGAGAAGCAGTACAGCGAGATCGCATCGGCCGTCTCCTCGCCGATCCCCTCGACCGCGAGCAGGGAGACGCGCAGCTCCGCATCGGAGAGGCGCTCGACGGTCGCGGCATCCTCCACCCACCAGCGGGCGAGGGCCTGCACGCGCCGCGGCTTGGTGCGCGGGAAGCCGGCGCCGCGCACCAGCTCCCGGACGGTCTCCTCCTCGGCGGCGGCGAGCGGCGTCGGGGCCAGCAGTCCGGCTCCTCGCAGGTTCGCGATGGCGACGGCGGCCTGCTCCCATCGGCTGCGCTGGACCAGTACGGCGCCGACGGCGATCTCGAAGGGCTCCTCGCCGGGCCACCACCAGCCCTGGGGCCCGTGCCGGCGCAGGAGGTCCTCGCGCAGAGCCCGCAGATCGATCATGCCCGGTAGGTTGTCACGGCCTCGGCCGGCACCGCCAGCTGCACGGTGACACCGGGGGTCAGGCGGCGTTCGGCGATCTCCTGCGGCGGGAGGTCCGCAGCGATGTCCTCGGTGCCCACCCGCACCAGGTCGCCCCCAGGGGAGAGGTTCTCGACCGTGCGTCGGAGGCCGCCCTCCTCGAGGAGCCGCACGGCGGACGGTCGGAAGGCGGCATGGACCGAGGTGCCTGCCGGGAACGAGCCGGGGGCCGGGAGACGGGAGCCGTCCGCGAGGTGCACCGCCTGCCCGTCCCAGGCCCCGGTGACGAGGTTCAGCCCTGCGAAGCGGGCCGCGAAGGCGGTGCGGGGACGGGCCAGCACCTCCGCCGTCGGACCCTGCTCGAGGACCGAGCCCGCCTCGAGCACGGCGACGGAGTCTGCCAGGGTGAGCGCGTCGAGCACGTCGTGGGTGACGATCACGGCGGTCCGGCCGGCGAGGAAGCGGCGCAGCTGCTCCCGCAGCGCCGGGGCCACCTCGACGTCCAGCGCCGCCAGGGGCTCGTCCAGCAGGAGCAGCCGCGGCGCCGCGGCGAGGGCCCGGGCGATCGCCACCCGCTGCGCCTCGCCGCCGGAGAGCTGCGCGGGCCGCCGATCTGCGAGCCCGGAGAGGTCGAGCTCCTCGAGCCATCGGGCGGCCCGATGCCGGGCCTCGCGCCGCGTCGCTCCCCGGGACCGCAGACCGAAGGCGACGTTGTCGAGAGCGGTGAGGTGCGGGAAGAGCGCAGGATCCTGCCCGAGGGTGGTGACCTCGCGATCATGGACGGGGACGTGGACGCGCTCGTCATCCAGGACCCGGCCGTCCAGCTCGATGCTGCCGCGGCCGGGCCGCAGCGCGCCGGCGATCAGGGAGAGCGTCGTCGACTTCCCGGCGCCGTTCGGCCCGATCAGCGCCAGGGTCTCGCCGTCCGGGACGGAGAGGTTCAGGGCGACGCCGCGCTCGGGGACCGAGGCGCGCAGGTCGAGGCTCATGCGGGGGACCTCCGCCGGGCGAGGGCGATCACCGCGACCGCGACGACGACCAGCAGGAAGGACAGGGCGACGGCGGCATCGGGGTCGCTCTCGCGCTGGAGGTAGATCTCCAGCGGGAGGGTGCGGGTGGTGCCCTGCAGGGACCCGGCGAAGGTGATGGTCGCCCCGAACTCGCCGAGCGCCCGTGCGAAGGAGAGGACGGTGCCGGAGAGCAGCGCCGGCAGCACCAGCGGCAGGGTGACGTGCAGCAGCACCCGGGAGGGGCGGGCGCCGAGCGAGGCCGCCGCCGCCTCGTAGCGCGTGCCGGCCGTGCGCAGCGCCCCTTCGAGGCTGATCACC is part of the Brachybacterium ginsengisoli genome and encodes:
- the rsfS gene encoding ribosome silencing factor; amino-acid sequence: MSAPEESLDLARVAGRAAADKLAEEVIALDVSELVVITDVFLVCSGDSERQVSAIVGGIEEALLKERRRKPLRREGERDARWVLLDYGDIVVHVQHAEDRAYYALERLWRDAPVIDLQIDEDRSA
- a CDS encoding histidine phosphatase family protein — protein: MRGPRTRLVLVRHGQTDFNREGRLQGQVDIPLNATGVQQAQSLAPLVAAAPPDVLVASPLERARETARLLSVDTELEVRTDAAFLERSFGQWEGLRGEEIRQRWPEQHADWRAHRPVLGLDVEDRPEVGERVAAACRTLVADHVGGTVMVVAHGAAITLGITALLGLDTNEYRGLAGLENCHRSVLEPLSGEGANGLMRLVSHNLPPDFL
- a CDS encoding aldo/keto reductase, which gives rise to MTTTEHTAPAPATRRLGRTGPSVSSPGLGAMSLSGAYGPTDDAESLRVLHAYLDAGGTLLDTGDFYGAGHNEMLIGRALRERSREDAVLSVKFGATIAPTGMPLGFDGRPEHVATSLAYSLRRLDVDHLDVYRPARLDPEVPIEETIGAVQEQVEAGYVRHIGLSEVGAETIRRAAAVAPISDLQIEYSLLTRGIEANGILETCRELGIGITAYGVLAKGMVAGRSGGAREAFPRFQGENLAHNQALLDQLRDLAEAKGASMAQLAIAWVAAQGEDIVPLVGARRMDQVTSMLGSTAVHLDAEDLTRIDEALPVGAARGDRYPTVFMDQLDSER
- a CDS encoding helix-turn-helix transcriptional regulator codes for the protein MIDREGLADFLRRRREQLRPVDAGLPVGARRRTPGLRREEVAMLAGVSVDHYTRLEQGRGSAPSAGVVTAIAQALHCDQDQRDHLLRLSGYTPPPHRAGCHVRPGLIALGNRLTDVPVLILSDLGEVLWANPLGQALIGGMLGETSRERNILWHWFTEPSARPMPREHWERISAAHVSDLRAAFTRRGGDAEVTALVDELTSRSGEFAGLWELHEVSRRHSDQKVVLHPEVGAVELRCEVLLTPDEDVAMHAFFPREGTDAAEKLELLGVVGTQVMRSR
- a CDS encoding NAD(P)H-dependent flavin oxidoreductase — translated: MRLLDSSLPLVAAPMAGGPSTPELARAVSAAGAFPFLAGGNLTPDALAEQIARSRTLGVDVGVNLFVLPPWDLAAEDLAAYAEELAEDAAALGVELDPAPVRDDDRFPEKLALLLEDPVPVVSFTFGLPAAADVAALQAAGSTVLASVTGAEEARAAREVGVDGLVVQGPSAGGHSATHDPSRLPEPVATGHLVREVLAAVNLPVVGAGGVDGPEAVSRLLAAGAQSVAVGTLLLRTDEAGTSPTHRAALADDSFSETILTRAFTGRPARSLRNSFAERHHATAPTGYPQVHHLTRELRRTAGAAGDAQRLHLWAGTGWRSAPEGPAADVVERLARDL
- a CDS encoding MarR family winged helix-turn-helix transcriptional regulator, which codes for MNRPLDPDLLADGLAEVYVALGPVYRRVARRVELDEQLSGLSVGVRNVLDQLRRGEDLTVPQLARAQDLSRQFVQRMVHEAREAGLVELRENPSHRRSSLVHLTSRGRKVIDAVTDREHELLGRVGGGITAAEVEATLRVLHHMDRALVVLEAEHRS
- a CDS encoding alpha/beta fold hydrolase yields the protein MISTTRTLDLADQRITFVEHGSTAAPALLLLHGGAVDRRMWHRQLEAFPNHRVLAVDARGHGGSSDAERPYRLCDDVVALMDELEIEEAVLVGISMGGGTAVDVALEHPGRAKALVVGGTGTSEPEFTDPWVLRTFADWKAAELGGDLEAWVEVFQRFTAGQHRDLAAVDPEVVQLIGTMARDTVSQHLRLGADGLPLPPLPPTPVTSTWERLGRIRIPVLAVIGEHDGDDHREMGRRLAASVAGPSRVVEIPGAAHYPNLEHPVAFNRAVQSLLDES
- a CDS encoding endonuclease III domain-containing protein — protein: MIDLRALREDLLRRHGPQGWWWPGEEPFEIAVGAVLVQRSRWEQAAVAIANLRGAGLLAPTPLAAAEEETVRELVRGAGFPRTKPRRVQALARWWVEDAATVERLSDAELRVSLLAVEGIGEETADAISLYCFSRPAFLCDEYARRLLRERGAEVPGSYPAFRRMIGPAIDQADFGVPELAELHGLIVEEGKLSSRRGATAPRG
- a CDS encoding sulfate/molybdate ABC transporter ATP-binding protein, whose amino-acid sequence is MSLDLRASVPERGVALNLSVPDGETLALIGPNGAGKSTTLSLIAGALRPGRGSIELDGRVLDDERVHVPVHDREVTTLGQDPALFPHLTALDNVAFGLRSRGATRREARHRAARWLEELDLSGLADRRPAQLSGGEAQRVAIARALAAAPRLLLLDEPLAALDVEVAPALREQLRRFLAGRTAVIVTHDVLDALTLADSVAVLEAGSVLEQGPTAEVLARPRTAFAARFAGLNLVTGAWDGQAVHLADGSRLPAPGSFPAGTSVHAAFRPSAVRLLEEGGLRRTVENLSPGGDLVRVGTEDIAADLPPQEIAERRLTPGVTVQLAVPAEAVTTYRA